In a genomic window of Sulfuriferula nivalis:
- a CDS encoding YfhL family 4Fe-4S dicluster ferredoxin produces MSLLITDECINCDVCEPECPNEAIYQGDSIYEIDPNKCTECVGHYDAPQCVEVCPVDCIPLGIEETHDQLMDRYLHLTGQA; encoded by the coding sequence ATGTCTTTATTAATTACTGATGAATGTATCAATTGTGATGTGTGTGAACCTGAATGCCCTAATGAAGCGATTTATCAAGGCGACTCCATTTACGAAATTGACCCTAACAAGTGCACTGAATGTGTAGGTCACTATGATGCACCTCAGTGTGTGGAAGTCTGTCCAGTTGACTGCATTCCGCTCGGCATAGAAGAAACGCACGATCAGTTAATGGACAGATATTTACACCTGACAGGCCAGGCTTAA
- the coaD gene encoding pantetheine-phosphate adenylyltransferase translates to MHKIAVYPGTFDPVTCGHEDLVRRATRIFDEIVVAVALGGHKQPFFDLDTRVAMAQEVFSDMPNVRVLGFSGLLMDFVAAQSSHIVLRGLRAVSDFEYEFQLAGMNRNLNPQVETVFLTPAEQFMFVSASMVREIAMLGGNVSPYVRPVVLTRLQQKINLIKL, encoded by the coding sequence ATGCATAAAATTGCAGTTTACCCTGGCACGTTTGACCCAGTGACCTGCGGACATGAAGATTTGGTACGACGTGCAACGCGCATATTCGACGAGATTGTTGTTGCGGTTGCGTTGGGTGGGCATAAACAGCCATTTTTTGATCTGGATACGCGCGTGGCAATGGCTCAGGAAGTGTTTTCTGACATGCCGAATGTGAGAGTGCTGGGTTTTTCTGGATTGCTTATGGATTTTGTTGCCGCTCAATCATCGCATATAGTCTTGCGTGGCTTGCGTGCGGTGTCCGACTTTGAGTATGAATTTCAGTTGGCTGGCATGAATCGTAATTTGAATCCGCAAGTCGAAACCGTATTTTTGACGCCCGCAGAGCAGTTTATGTTTGTCTCTGCCAGTATGGTGCGTGAAATTGCGATGTTAGGCGGTAATGTCAGCCCTTATGTGCGCCCCGTGGTATTGACGCGGCTGCAGCAAAAAATAAATTTGATTAAATTGTAA
- the rsmD gene encoding 16S rRNA (guanine(966)-N(2))-methyltransferase RsmD codes for MKSAQRNRVRIIGGQWRRRLLDFPDAEGLRPTADAVREKLFNWLGQDLPGWYCLDLFAGSGALGFEAASRGAAQVVMVERNRTVCNALRENIAMLAANNIILECADGVKWLTQAAPARFDLVFIDPPFASKLQAAILTILPAIVKPSAYVYVEHDGSLDVPAGWTVWREGRAGRAHFNLLKLDDHA; via the coding sequence ATGAAGTCTGCGCAACGTAATCGTGTGCGTATTATTGGCGGACAATGGCGGCGTCGGTTACTGGATTTTCCCGATGCAGAAGGGTTGCGCCCTACTGCTGATGCGGTGCGGGAAAAATTGTTTAACTGGTTAGGACAGGATTTGCCAGGCTGGTATTGCCTGGATTTATTTGCGGGTAGTGGTGCGCTGGGGTTTGAGGCTGCTTCCAGAGGTGCTGCGCAAGTGGTGATGGTAGAGCGTAATCGTACAGTGTGTAATGCATTACGTGAAAATATTGCTATGCTTGCTGCAAACAATATTATTCTTGAATGTGCAGATGGCGTAAAATGGCTGACTCAAGCAGCACCGGCGAGATTTGATCTGGTGTTCATAGACCCACCGTTTGCAAGTAAATTGCAGGCGGCGATTTTGACGATTTTGCCGGCGATTGTTAAACCTAGTGCATATGTTTATGTTGAGCACGATGGCAGCCTGGATGTGCCAGCCGGCTGGACTGTATGGCGCGAAGGGCGTGCCGGGCGGGCGCATTTTAATTTGCTAAAACTGGATGACCATGCATAA
- a CDS encoding M16 family metallopeptidase, which translates to MRTWILLVVAMLVTLNAQAGLPVQHWTLANGAQVYFIESHDLPMLDVSVDFAAGSAYDPADKLGLASLTHRMLDQGAGNLTDNQIASNLADVGAQLGGRLDADRAGVTLRTLSRTEERQAALAMLTQVLNAPTFAANIVEREKARVIAALRASEAEPASLAARAFAQVVFAGHPYGNRESGEIPTVSKLTAADLHEFYQTHYNANHAVIAMIGDITKTQADGIAQQLTASLPAASLAANTDIPAVMSLAKAVSRTIPYPAKQSQILIGQPGVARGDPDYYALYVGNYILGGGGFDSRLMEEVRQKRGLAYSVYSYFMPMKQAGAFQIGLQTKAEQTDQALAVVRDTLDTFISGGVTDAELTQAKNNIIGGFPLRIDSNKELLEYIAMMGYYQLPLTYLDDFPKHVADVTVDQIKSAFSRRINVSKLATVVVGGVVIK; encoded by the coding sequence ATGCGTACTTGGATATTATTAGTTGTTGCGATGTTGGTGACGTTGAATGCGCAGGCTGGATTGCCGGTACAGCATTGGACGTTGGCAAACGGGGCGCAGGTGTATTTTATTGAAAGTCATGACTTACCTATGCTCGATGTGAGCGTTGATTTCGCGGCGGGTAGTGCGTATGACCCAGCGGATAAGCTGGGCCTGGCCAGCCTGACACACAGAATGCTAGATCAGGGCGCGGGTAACCTGACCGATAATCAAATTGCGAGTAATTTGGCGGATGTCGGTGCCCAGCTAGGTGGGCGTCTGGATGCTGATCGTGCTGGGGTAACTTTGCGTACCTTGAGCCGTACCGAAGAACGACAGGCGGCATTGGCAATGTTGACGCAAGTGCTCAATGCGCCTACGTTCGCGGCAAATATTGTGGAACGGGAAAAGGCCCGTGTTATTGCAGCGTTGAGAGCTTCAGAAGCTGAACCTGCAAGTTTAGCGGCGCGTGCATTTGCACAGGTGGTTTTTGCTGGACATCCTTACGGTAATCGCGAGTCGGGTGAAATACCGACGGTAAGCAAATTAACTGCAGCTGATTTGCATGAGTTTTACCAAACGCACTATAACGCTAATCATGCGGTGATTGCGATGATAGGCGATATCACCAAAACACAGGCTGATGGCATTGCGCAGCAACTGACAGCCAGCCTACCTGCTGCCAGTCTGGCTGCGAATACAGATATCCCAGCGGTGATGTCATTGGCTAAAGCGGTGTCGCGCACGATTCCTTATCCGGCTAAACAGAGCCAAATTTTGATAGGACAGCCTGGGGTTGCGCGTGGTGACCCAGATTATTATGCCTTGTATGTGGGGAATTACATTTTAGGCGGTGGTGGGTTTGATTCGCGTTTGATGGAAGAAGTGCGACAAAAACGTGGCCTGGCATACAGTGTTTACAGTTATTTCATGCCTATGAAGCAAGCTGGCGCATTCCAGATAGGTTTGCAGACTAAGGCTGAGCAGACTGATCAGGCTTTGGCCGTGGTGCGTGATACTTTGGATACGTTTATCAGTGGCGGTGTGACTGATGCGGAATTGACCCAGGCTAAAAACAACATCATAGGTGGCTTCCCATTACGCATCGATAGCAATAAAGAATTGCTCGAATATATTGCGATGATGGGGTATTACCAATTGCCGCTGACATATCTGGATGATTTCCCCAAGCATGTTGCGGATGTCACGGTGGATCAGATTAAAAGTGCATTTTCTCGTCGTATCAATGTAAGTAAACTCGCAACTGTGGTGGTTGGTGGTGTAGTCATTAAATGA
- a CDS encoding M16 family metallopeptidase, with translation MKRWLITGLMCMSLPAAAAVQQFALDNGLQVIVQEDHRAPIVVSQVWYRAGSMDEFNGTTGVAHMLEHMMFKGTKDVPEGQFSKLIAAAGGRENAFTNTDETVYFEQLQKDQLALALRLEADRMHNLLLNDESFAKENKVVMEERRMRTDDQPQALVYENMMSVAFQAHPYRRPVIGWMNDIENMTVNDARDWYQRWYAPNNATLVVVGDVTVADVKTLATQYFAGIASKPLPVRKPQVEPDQDGIKRINVKAPAKLPYVLMAYHVPVLRDAVQDTEPYALEVLAGILDGNEAARLGRVLVREQRIASQAGASYDLVARGPGLFMLDGTPTQGKTVADLESALRAQVTAIIQTGVSADELKRVKAQVIANNVYQRDSTFYQAMQLGEYVSAGLPVAAVADHVNKVQAVTAAQVQAVARKYLVDNELTVATLDPQPINKQTIHAPVAGMRHLN, from the coding sequence ATGAAACGTTGGTTAATAACAGGCTTGATGTGTATGAGCCTACCTGCTGCTGCAGCGGTACAGCAGTTTGCGCTGGATAATGGCTTGCAAGTGATAGTGCAAGAGGATCATCGTGCACCAATAGTAGTGAGCCAGGTCTGGTATCGCGCGGGCAGTATGGATGAGTTTAATGGTACGACAGGCGTGGCACACATGCTTGAGCACATGATGTTCAAAGGCACTAAAGATGTACCGGAAGGACAGTTCTCCAAGCTGATCGCCGCAGCGGGTGGACGCGAAAACGCGTTTACCAATACGGATGAGACTGTGTACTTTGAACAATTGCAGAAAGATCAACTGGCGTTGGCGTTACGGCTGGAAGCCGATCGTATGCATAATCTGCTGTTAAATGACGAGAGCTTTGCCAAGGAAAATAAAGTGGTAATGGAAGAGCGGCGTATGCGCACTGACGATCAGCCGCAAGCTTTGGTTTATGAAAACATGATGTCGGTAGCATTTCAGGCGCATCCTTATCGTCGCCCTGTCATCGGCTGGATGAACGATATTGAGAACATGACAGTCAATGATGCGCGCGATTGGTATCAGCGTTGGTATGCGCCAAATAATGCTACGTTAGTGGTGGTCGGGGATGTGACTGTGGCTGACGTCAAGACATTAGCGACGCAGTATTTTGCCGGGATAGCAAGCAAACCGCTGCCTGTGCGTAAGCCACAAGTAGAGCCAGACCAAGATGGCATTAAGCGGATCAACGTTAAAGCCCCTGCAAAATTACCTTACGTGTTGATGGCGTATCATGTTCCTGTGTTGCGGGACGCGGTGCAAGACACTGAGCCATATGCGCTAGAAGTGTTGGCGGGCATACTGGATGGTAATGAGGCTGCACGCTTAGGACGTGTGTTAGTGCGTGAACAGCGTATCGCCAGTCAGGCAGGAGCAAGTTATGATCTGGTGGCGCGTGGTCCAGGTTTGTTCATGCTCGACGGTACGCCGACTCAGGGGAAGACGGTTGCTGATTTAGAGTCGGCATTGCGAGCCCAAGTGACTGCCATCATACAAACGGGTGTGAGTGCGGATGAGTTGAAGCGGGTTAAGGCGCAAGTGATTGCAAATAATGTATATCAGCGGGATTCCACTTTTTATCAGGCAATGCAGTTGGGTGAATATGTATCGGCAGGGTTGCCTGTAGCTGCTGTGGCAGATCATGTAAACAAGGTGCAGGCAGTAACCGCTGCACAAGTGCAGGCAGTAGCGCGTAAATATCTGGTAGATAATGAGTTGACGGTTGCCACGCTGGATCCGCAGCCGATTAATAAACAAACGATACACGCACCCGTAGCTGGTATGCGTCACTTGAATTGA
- the ftsY gene encoding signal recognition particle-docking protein FtsY, translating to MFSFFKKKSPEPVLDTAPDLPVVQPLVDPVIVETETELSVPPAVAPGKPSWAQRLKQGLSRTREQLGKQLTGLFSLGGKIDEDLFEELETILLTADVGIEATQTLLDQLRSRVKKDKLTEAAQLQGALQDALITLLQPLESELDISTHNPFVIMMVGVNGAGKTTTIGKLAKFYQAQGKSVLLAAGDTFRAAAREQLMVWGERNNVTVIAQDGGDSAAVIFDAIAAARARGIDIVLADTAGRLPTQAHLMEEIRKVKRVIQKTDPAAPHEVLLVLDANTGQNAVTQVKTFDDVLGVTGLVLTKLDGTAKGGVIAAIAKSRPHPIRFIGVGESLDDLRPFVASEFVHALFESNPS from the coding sequence GTGTTTAGTTTCTTCAAAAAAAAATCACCTGAACCAGTATTGGACACAGCGCCAGATTTGCCAGTTGTTCAGCCGCTCGTCGACCCTGTTATTGTTGAAACCGAAACTGAACTGAGTGTACCGCCTGCAGTGGCGCCCGGCAAACCAAGCTGGGCACAACGACTCAAACAAGGACTTTCACGTACCCGTGAACAGCTAGGCAAACAGCTAACTGGCCTGTTTAGTCTGGGTGGCAAAATTGACGAAGACTTATTCGAGGAACTGGAAACTATACTCCTCACTGCCGATGTCGGTATTGAAGCGACGCAAACACTGCTTGATCAATTACGTAGCAGAGTCAAAAAAGACAAGCTTACCGAAGCGGCACAATTACAAGGTGCGCTACAGGACGCATTAATTACATTACTGCAACCACTGGAGTCTGAACTCGACATCAGCACCCACAATCCCTTTGTCATTATGATGGTCGGCGTAAATGGTGCCGGCAAAACTACGACCATAGGTAAATTAGCAAAATTTTACCAGGCACAAGGTAAATCCGTCTTACTTGCAGCTGGCGACACTTTCCGTGCAGCAGCTCGTGAACAGCTCATGGTATGGGGGGAACGCAACAATGTGACTGTCATCGCTCAGGATGGTGGTGACTCGGCTGCGGTCATTTTTGATGCTATCGCCGCGGCACGTGCCCGCGGAATCGACATCGTGTTAGCCGATACAGCTGGCCGCCTGCCTACCCAGGCACATTTAATGGAAGAAATACGCAAAGTAAAACGCGTCATCCAGAAAACCGACCCTGCTGCGCCGCACGAAGTACTCCTCGTCCTGGACGCAAACACGGGACAAAATGCGGTTACCCAGGTCAAAACCTTTGACGATGTGCTGGGCGTAACTGGATTAGTACTGACCAAGCTCGACGGCACTGCCAAAGGCGGGGTAATCGCGGCCATTGCTAAATCTCGACCACACCCGATACGTTTTATCGGCGTTGGAGAAAGCTTGGATGATTTACGTCCCTTTGTAGCCAGTGAGTTTGTCCATGCTTTATTTGAAAGCAATCCTTCATGA
- the ftsE gene encoding cell division ATP-binding protein FtsE → MIGLEKVSKRYPGGHDALSNVTLEIEAGELVFLTGHSGAGKSTLIKLIASIERPTGGTIYVNNHNVSKIRRAAIPYLRRNMGLIFQDHKLLFDRNVIQNVLLPLEIAGYSRHDAYARARAALDKVGLLQREKANPIALSGGEQQRVCIARAVVSRPTLLLADEPTGNLDNAYATEIMQMFKAFHQAGTTIIISTHDQSAIDNGRVIHLEHGKVIS, encoded by the coding sequence ATGATAGGTCTTGAAAAAGTCAGCAAACGCTACCCTGGTGGCCATGATGCTCTATCCAATGTCACGTTGGAAATCGAAGCGGGCGAGCTGGTTTTCCTCACTGGCCATTCAGGTGCAGGCAAAAGTACGCTTATCAAACTCATCGCTTCGATAGAACGCCCCACCGGTGGCACAATTTACGTCAACAACCATAATGTCAGCAAGATTCGTCGTGCTGCTATTCCCTACTTACGCCGGAATATGGGGCTGATTTTTCAAGACCATAAACTTTTATTCGATCGCAATGTTATTCAAAACGTACTATTGCCTTTGGAAATAGCAGGGTACTCACGACATGACGCCTATGCCCGTGCACGGGCGGCATTAGATAAAGTAGGATTACTGCAACGTGAAAAAGCCAACCCTATTGCGCTATCAGGTGGTGAACAGCAACGGGTATGCATAGCTCGAGCCGTCGTATCCAGACCCACGCTATTGCTGGCTGATGAGCCAACAGGCAATTTAGATAATGCATACGCCACAGAAATTATGCAGATGTTTAAAGCATTCCACCAAGCTGGCACAACCATTATCATTTCAACACACGATCAGTCTGCTATCGACAATGGCCGTGTCATTCATCTGGAACATGGCAAGGTAATCTCATGA
- the ftsX gene encoding permease-like cell division protein FtsX — MKTWLIHHRLAIMATLKQMWGTPLASLLTLFAIGITLSLPTGMLVILNNASEIAANLPNPNEISVYMDVHSNGAKLKAQLSALPNVAHVEFIPKQTALTQIGQQLNLGQLINELPQNPLPDAWIITPANNDIDSIKNLISQLEKLPDVNLVQSDHIWSQRLDALLKLGQNMLMLLAGILAFALIAITSNTIHLQISTRHAEIEVSQLIGATDRYIRRPFLYFGTIQGLLGGIIAWLIVFICIQLLTPQLVALGKLYDTHLLIHVLTPTDSLLLLALSAAMGWIGAYFAVSRSLANIRKFA, encoded by the coding sequence ATGAAGACCTGGCTCATACATCATCGACTAGCGATTATGGCTACATTAAAGCAAATGTGGGGCACACCGCTTGCCAGTTTGTTGACTTTATTTGCGATCGGCATCACGCTGAGTTTACCTACAGGCATGCTGGTCATACTCAACAACGCAAGTGAAATCGCGGCCAACCTGCCCAACCCCAATGAAATTAGCGTATATATGGATGTACACAGCAATGGTGCCAAACTGAAGGCCCAGTTGTCTGCATTACCTAACGTAGCCCATGTAGAGTTCATTCCTAAACAAACTGCACTCACGCAAATTGGACAGCAACTTAATCTTGGACAGCTGATTAATGAGCTACCACAGAACCCTCTGCCTGATGCCTGGATCATCACACCAGCTAATAATGATATCGACAGCATTAAGAATTTAATTTCACAGCTTGAAAAACTTCCCGACGTTAACCTAGTTCAATCCGATCACATATGGTCACAACGCCTTGATGCCCTACTGAAATTGGGACAAAACATGCTAATGTTACTTGCGGGGATACTGGCTTTTGCCCTCATTGCTATTACAAGTAATACCATACACCTGCAAATTAGCACCCGCCATGCCGAGATTGAAGTTAGCCAATTAATTGGCGCAACTGACAGATATATTCGTCGCCCCTTTCTTTATTTTGGTACGATACAGGGCTTACTTGGCGGCATCATTGCATGGTTAATTGTATTTATCTGCATACAGCTACTTACGCCACAACTTGTAGCTCTTGGTAAATTGTATGACACACACCTGCTCATTCATGTACTAACTCCAACTGACAGTTTATTGTTACTCGCGCTATCAGCTGCCATGGGCTGGATTGGTGCTTATTTTGCTGTAAGCCGATCACTGGCTAATATCAGAAAATTTGCCTAA
- the rpoH gene encoding RNA polymerase sigma factor RpoH — MTTAMNLPTLSNNATSLENYIHTVNNYPMLTLEEEVSLGRQLRDQGDVDAAKHLVLSHLRVVVSMARKFVGYGLPQADLIQEGNIGLMKAVKRFDPDRGVRLVSFAMHWISAEMHEYIVRNWRMVKIATTKGQRKLFFNLRSMKTSGSSLTPTEITDIAEKLGVKREEVMEMETRFSGQDLTLEPFDDDGEETYGPLAYLTDAEAEPSQILARAEHDRLSSTGLNNALASLDERSRHIVESRWLQEENPATLHELAAEYSISAERVRQIEQKAMQKMKLALHA, encoded by the coding sequence ATGACTACAGCTATGAATTTACCTACATTAAGTAACAATGCCACCAGTTTGGAAAACTATATCCATACGGTGAACAACTACCCCATGCTCACACTGGAAGAAGAAGTGAGTCTGGGCAGGCAACTGCGCGATCAGGGTGACGTTGACGCTGCCAAACATCTAGTGTTGTCCCATTTACGTGTTGTAGTAAGTATGGCGCGTAAGTTTGTAGGCTATGGTTTGCCCCAAGCGGATTTAATTCAGGAAGGCAATATTGGCCTGATGAAAGCAGTCAAACGTTTCGATCCTGACCGTGGTGTTCGTTTAGTGTCATTTGCCATGCACTGGATAAGTGCAGAAATGCATGAATACATCGTACGCAATTGGCGCATGGTGAAAATTGCGACCACCAAAGGTCAGCGTAAACTGTTTTTTAACCTGCGCAGCATGAAAACCAGTGGCAGCAGCTTAACGCCAACCGAAATCACTGATATTGCCGAGAAACTTGGTGTAAAGCGTGAAGAGGTTATGGAGATGGAGACCCGCTTCAGCGGTCAGGATCTCACGCTGGAGCCATTTGATGACGATGGTGAGGAGACTTATGGTCCTTTGGCTTATTTAACTGACGCTGAAGCAGAGCCATCACAAATTTTAGCCCGTGCAGAACATGACCGCTTAAGCAGTACTGGTTTAAACAACGCGCTGGCATCATTAGATGAGCGTAGCCGGCATATAGTTGAATCCCGCTGGCTGCAGGAAGAAAATCCTGCAACATTACACGAACTGGCTGCTGAGTACAGCATTTCAGCCGAGCGTGTGCGTCAAATCGAGCAAAAAGCAATGCAAAAAATGAAACTTGCACTCCATGCTTAG
- the ccoS gene encoding cbb3-type cytochrome oxidase assembly protein CcoS, translating into MTTSTLVFLLTMTAIFIIFMVLGIFWAIRTGQFEDMEGPAQRILMDDDDPMLPANRSEADVDSIKLR; encoded by the coding sequence ATGACGACTTCAACTTTGGTCTTTTTATTGACTATGACCGCTATATTTATTATTTTTATGGTGCTGGGCATATTTTGGGCGATAAGAACTGGTCAGTTCGAAGATATGGAAGGTCCTGCTCAACGGATTCTAATGGATGATGATGACCCTATGTTGCCTGCAAACCGGTCAGAAGCTGATGTAGATTCCATAAAATTGCGTTAA
- a CDS encoding heavy metal translocating P-type ATPase, with protein MIDSTSCYHCGQTIPPKIDYRVKIAGHEHGMCCRGCQAVAQSIVDNGLEAYYQSRTAMPASGQEVLPDEIKKLALYDHPDIQRSFVIVSGENAKEAVLILEGITCAACVWLNERHIRQLDGVISVEVNYASHRARVAWDERKINLSTILKEIQLLGYNAHPYNAHQADKLRKTKHKKDLQRIAIAGIASAQVMMLAVGLYAGAWYGMTQDIMELLRWFSMMLTIPVATFAAMPFYRSAWSGIKSGHLNMDVPVALAIITAFLGSVWVTVFGGAHVYYDTIGMFTLFLLATRLLETGAREKSVEAAENLLKLQPAMAMRIKDGQQSYVPVMELMPDDLILVKSGEAMAADGIVVEGESTADESLLTGESRAIIKVHGSGVIAGSVNLDSPLVIRVTGVGEDTVLAGIVRLVDKAQAEKPKIAQLADKVAAWFTWGLLLFALAVGVVWLLIDHTRAFEIVLSVLVVTCPCALSLAVPAALAAAGSHLIKKGILVLRGHAMETLAHVTHVVFDKTGTLTVGHPVIVDIRVFADISIEESLKIAASLEQISEHPLARAFVHKVEATELYPVINATNVAGQGIAAEISGVSYTIGNQGYALASKAYAITDLQINSEQATLVWLCDATRVIAVFALADDLRVDAKMAVEQLQSRGISVSILSGDAPQAVEYVARQLGVTDFLSQQRPQDKFDQLKRLQAQGAVVAMVGDGVNDAPVLSGAQVSFAMGTGTDVASQSSDVVLLSSKLTDVVAALDMGKNTLVVMRQNLIWAVVYNLTALPFAAMGYVSPWLAALGMSLSSLIVVLNALRLK; from the coding sequence TTGATAGATTCAACTTCGTGCTATCACTGTGGTCAAACGATACCACCTAAAATAGATTATCGAGTAAAGATAGCAGGTCATGAACATGGTATGTGTTGTCGTGGTTGTCAGGCGGTCGCGCAGTCTATAGTCGATAATGGCCTGGAAGCCTATTATCAGAGCAGAACAGCGATGCCTGCGAGCGGGCAAGAAGTTCTACCTGATGAAATTAAGAAACTGGCGTTATATGATCATCCTGATATTCAACGCAGTTTCGTAATTGTTTCAGGTGAAAACGCGAAAGAAGCTGTACTGATACTCGAAGGCATCACTTGTGCTGCTTGTGTTTGGTTAAACGAGCGACACATACGGCAATTAGACGGTGTTATAAGCGTCGAGGTTAATTATGCGAGTCATCGCGCACGAGTTGCCTGGGATGAGCGCAAGATAAACTTATCAACCATACTAAAAGAGATACAACTGCTAGGTTATAACGCGCATCCATATAACGCCCATCAGGCAGATAAATTACGTAAAACCAAGCACAAAAAAGATTTACAACGCATTGCTATAGCAGGAATAGCCTCCGCACAGGTGATGATGCTAGCCGTAGGATTATATGCTGGTGCCTGGTATGGTATGACGCAGGATATAATGGAGCTGCTGCGCTGGTTTAGTATGATGTTGACAATACCCGTAGCTACGTTTGCTGCAATGCCATTTTATCGTTCAGCATGGAGCGGTATAAAGTCAGGGCATCTGAATATGGATGTGCCAGTCGCGTTGGCAATAATTACAGCATTCCTAGGGAGCGTGTGGGTTACCGTGTTTGGTGGTGCACACGTTTACTATGACACCATAGGTATGTTTACCTTATTCTTACTGGCGACTAGGTTGCTGGAAACGGGTGCGCGAGAAAAGTCAGTTGAGGCAGCAGAAAATTTACTGAAGTTGCAGCCAGCTATGGCAATGCGGATAAAGGATGGGCAACAAAGTTACGTACCTGTAATGGAGCTTATGCCGGATGATTTGATTTTAGTGAAATCTGGCGAGGCAATGGCAGCAGATGGGATAGTTGTCGAAGGTGAATCAACGGCAGATGAGTCATTATTGACAGGTGAATCCCGCGCAATAATAAAAGTGCATGGAAGTGGTGTGATTGCTGGAAGTGTCAATCTCGATAGCCCGTTAGTGATCAGAGTAACAGGCGTGGGTGAAGACACTGTATTGGCGGGCATAGTTCGTTTGGTCGATAAAGCACAAGCGGAAAAGCCGAAAATCGCCCAATTGGCAGATAAGGTTGCTGCCTGGTTTACTTGGGGTTTATTGCTGTTTGCGTTGGCGGTTGGTGTTGTTTGGTTGCTAATTGACCACACGCGTGCATTTGAAATTGTGCTATCTGTGTTGGTGGTGACGTGTCCATGCGCACTGTCACTGGCAGTGCCAGCCGCATTGGCTGCTGCGGGGTCACACCTGATTAAGAAGGGTATCCTGGTTTTGCGAGGGCATGCAATGGAGACCCTTGCGCATGTGACCCACGTAGTTTTCGATAAGACGGGAACGCTGACGGTGGGGCATCCAGTAATTGTTGACATACGAGTGTTTGCAGATATATCCATCGAAGAAAGTTTAAAGATTGCGGCAAGTTTAGAACAGATATCAGAGCATCCATTAGCACGCGCCTTCGTGCATAAAGTTGAAGCGACTGAACTTTACCCAGTCATAAATGCGACTAATGTTGCGGGACAAGGTATCGCTGCTGAGATCTCAGGCGTGAGCTATACAATAGGTAACCAGGGTTATGCTTTAGCAAGTAAAGCTTATGCGATCACGGATTTGCAAATTAACTCGGAGCAAGCCACTTTGGTGTGGCTATGTGATGCAACTCGTGTGATTGCGGTCTTTGCGTTGGCAGATGATTTGAGAGTCGATGCAAAAATGGCTGTCGAACAGCTACAGTCACGAGGCATTTCAGTCAGTATATTGTCTGGTGATGCACCTCAGGCTGTCGAATACGTAGCGCGACAATTGGGAGTGACGGACTTTCTGTCGCAACAACGGCCACAGGATAAATTTGATCAACTTAAACGACTACAAGCACAGGGTGCTGTCGTAGCCATGGTGGGTGACGGTGTGAATGATGCACCTGTGTTGTCAGGTGCACAGGTTTCATTCGCAATGGGAACGGGTACGGATGTAGCAAGTCAAAGTAGTGATGTGGTACTGCTGTCCAGCAAGTTGACAGATGTAGTGGCCGCATTGGATATGGGTAAAAATACCTTGGTAGTGATGCGGCAAAATTTGATTTGGGCGGTAGTATATAATCTGACGGCGTTGCCATTTGCTGCTATGGGCTATGTTTCCCCATGGCTTGCAGCATTGGGTATGTCACTTAGTTCGTTGATAGTGGTATTAAATGCGTTGCGATTAAAATAG